One Nitrospira sp. genomic window, GTTGTGAAATCAATCGGGCTTTCGCGCAAACTTGATGTCACAGCGGCAACGATCCCCAGATCAATCGCCGGTTCATCAATATGGATGCCGCCGACCACGTTCACATACACATCCTGCCCGGAGAGATGCATGCCCAGCCGCTTTTCCATCACCGCCAACAGCAGTGACAGCCGATTGGCCTCCACGCCATTGGCCATCCGCTTCGGCATGGGATAGTTCGTGCTTGATACCAGCGCCTGAAGCTCCACAAGAATCGGCCGGGTTCCCTCCAAGCTGGACACCACCACGGAGCCGGTGCTGTGCTGCGGTCGTTCGGCAAGAAAGAGTTCGGACGGATTGCTGACTTCCTCCAGCCCGCCGTCCTTCATTTCAAACACCCCGATCTCATTCGTGGATCCAAACCGGTTTTTCACCGCCCGCAAAATCCTGAAGCTATGACTTTTGTCGCCCTCAAAATACAACACCGTATCGACAATGTGTTCCAGCAAGCGTGGTCCGGCGATGGCGCCTTCTTTCGTGACATGCCCGATGATAAATACCGGTACGTTGTTCCGCTTGGCGAACCACATCAACTGCCCGGCCACTTCCTGCACCTGACTGATACTGCCCGGCGCCGAGGTGAGTTGCTCGGTATAGACGGTCTGAATCGAATCCACGACCACCGCCGCCGGTTTGATCTCCTGAATGGCTTTGAGAATGAGTTCGAGGGAAGTTTCGCCGAGAATCAGGAGCTGCTTGCCGCCGATGCCAAGCCGTTCGCCACGCATCTTGATCTGCCGGGGCGACTCCTCGCCGGACACATACAAGACCTGTT contains:
- the radA gene encoding DNA repair protein RadA; translation: MKEKTTFHCQTCGHQAPRWLGRCPDCGGWNSFKEERVASAPKGRQSLVKSATAVATPMADIEIVGEPRRSTGLGEFDRVLGGGVVPGSVMLIGGDPGIGKTTLLLQALPLLAEAGEQVLYVSGEESPRQIKMRGERLGIGGKQLLILGETSLELILKAIQEIKPAAVVVDSIQTVYTEQLTSAPGSISQVQEVAGQLMWFAKRNNVPVFIIGHVTKEGAIAGPRLLEHIVDTVLYFEGDKSHSFRILRAVKNRFGSTNEIGVFEMKDGGLEEVSNPSELFLAERPQHSTGSVVVSSLEGTRPILVELQALVSSTNYPMPKRMANGVEANRLSLLLAVMEKRLGMHLSGQDVYVNVVGGIHIDEPAIDLGIVAAVTSSLRESPIDFTTLVMGEVGLGGEVRAISQAELRIREAAKMGFKRCLLPERNVAKLDSVEGIELVGIKEVGDALDAVLA